One genomic window of Micromonospora sp. WMMD1128 includes the following:
- a CDS encoding TIGR00730 family Rossman fold protein: MANICVFCASSRTLDDRWLALATETGTELARRGHTLVSGGGCVGMMGAVADGARAAGTRTIGVIPQPLVVLEAADLAADELLVTDGMASRKTMMVDKSDAFVTLPGGLGTLDELFEVWTTATLALHTKPMVLVDADGFYRPLLDWLGTLADRHFLKPAALDLVMVADSVPAALDLIDARLT; this comes from the coding sequence ATGGCAAACATCTGCGTGTTCTGCGCGTCCTCCCGTACCCTCGACGACCGCTGGCTGGCGCTTGCCACCGAGACCGGCACCGAGCTGGCCCGACGCGGGCACACCCTGGTCAGCGGCGGTGGCTGCGTCGGCATGATGGGCGCGGTGGCGGACGGCGCCCGGGCCGCCGGAACACGCACGATCGGAGTCATCCCGCAGCCCCTGGTCGTCCTGGAGGCGGCCGACCTGGCCGCCGACGAACTGCTCGTCACCGACGGAATGGCGAGCCGCAAGACGATGATGGTCGACAAGTCGGACGCGTTCGTCACGCTGCCCGGCGGGTTGGGCACGCTCGACGAGCTGTTCGAGGTCTGGACCACGGCCACCCTGGCCCTGCACACCAAGCCGATGGTGCTCGTCGACGCGGACGGGTTCTACCGGCCGCTGCTCGACTGGCTCGGCACCCTGGCCGACCGCCACTTCCTCAAGCCGGCCGCACTCGACCTGGTGATGGTCGCCGACAGCGTGCCCGCCGCCCTCGACCTCATCGACGCCCGCCTCACCTGA
- a CDS encoding cold-shock protein produces MAIGTVKWFNADKGFGFITPDDGGADVFAHFSAIQTSGYRSLDENQRVEFEVTQGQKGPQAENIRPL; encoded by the coding sequence ATGGCAATTGGCACCGTGAAGTGGTTCAACGCTGACAAGGGCTTCGGCTTCATCACCCCGGACGACGGCGGCGCTGACGTCTTCGCCCACTTCTCGGCGATCCAGACCTCCGGCTACCGGAGCCTGGACGAGAACCAGCGGGTCGAGTTCGAGGTGACCCAGGGCCAGAAGGGCCCGCAGGCGGAGAACATCCGCCCGCTCTGA
- a CDS encoding UvrD-helicase domain-containing protein yields MTTQPALFGATGTPTPRAADAGPRYTPVELARLLRLPAPTREQAAIIAAPVEPLLVVAGAGSGKTETMAARVVWLVANAYVRPEHILGLTFTRKAAGELAHRVRTRLDQLVRRLGRPRRDPREDPFAGEPTVSTYHSYAGRIVTEHGLRAGYEPTTRLLTEASRWQLVDLLVRNYDGDMSEVDRMPSTITDAVLALAGELDEHLVDPDELAGWTGRFFAEVQSRPGRVYADVRKALQLQRTRLKLLPLVRAYARRKDDFEAMDFADQLARAARVARDHPAVGVIERDRFRVVLLDEYQDTSHAQVVLLNALFGGGHPVTAVGDPCQSIYGWRGASAGTLDRFPGEFARVDGTPADVLGLTTSWRNRPEILDVANALSVPLRAAGARVPELHAALSVRDPIPHRTPGGRAAGTVHCALLPTYADEADWIADSVLASWRGAAGTPGALPEHIPADRRPTTAVLVRLRSQIPAIEAALRARGLPVDVVGLGGLLDTPEVRDVVCTLRVLADPTDGAALLRLLTGARWRIGPRDLVALHRRARAIARSRRELVGDDGPEIVVDVLDEATLVEALADLGPAQAYSAEGFARLRSYGMELALLRYRLDQSLPELIADIERTIGLDVEVAVRAGRDGAGDAGLARAHLDALGDVAARFSGETPGATLAGFLAYLAAAEDEERGLAPGEVEVVAGAVQVLTAHAAKGLEWDVVAVAGLTRGVWPGPVRNSDHWLGGLGVLPFPLRGDADGLPELALPEAADQRGVARALAEFTDAWRAHDEREERRLAYVAVTRPRRLLLCSGYWWGEGTKRFRGPSVFLREVHDAGLTGADGHVIDAWAPEPAGDAVNPTTETVLRAEWPADPLGGRRPALTEAAALVRRHLADPDAARREAALLAAAGPADVAQGDPEVARWRREADLLLAERAELARRAEAVEVELPGQLSVTQLVALRRDPEALARTLRRPMPSEPSPYARRGTAFHAWLEQRFGADRLLDVDELPGAADDGAAPDEALAALQERFLASEWADRVPVEVEVPFATVIAGVVVRGRMDAVFARPGGRYDVVDWKTGRRPTGREADAAAVQLAVYRLAWAELAGVPVERVGAAFHYVRDGATVRPADLLDVTGLTALVSAVPEISA; encoded by the coding sequence ATGACGACACAGCCGGCGCTGTTCGGCGCCACCGGCACGCCCACGCCCCGGGCCGCCGACGCGGGCCCCCGCTACACGCCCGTCGAGCTGGCCCGGCTGCTCCGGCTGCCGGCGCCAACCCGGGAGCAGGCGGCGATCATCGCGGCGCCGGTGGAGCCGCTGCTCGTGGTCGCCGGCGCCGGCTCCGGCAAGACCGAGACGATGGCCGCCCGGGTCGTCTGGCTGGTCGCCAACGCGTACGTGCGCCCCGAGCACATCCTCGGGCTCACCTTCACCCGCAAGGCCGCCGGCGAGTTGGCGCACCGGGTCCGGACGCGCCTCGACCAGCTCGTCCGCCGGCTGGGCCGGCCGCGCCGGGATCCGCGCGAGGACCCGTTCGCGGGCGAGCCGACGGTGTCCACCTACCACTCGTACGCGGGGCGGATCGTCACCGAGCACGGGTTGCGCGCCGGCTACGAGCCGACGACCCGGCTGCTCACCGAGGCGTCCCGCTGGCAGCTCGTCGACCTGCTGGTCCGCAACTACGACGGGGACATGTCCGAGGTGGACCGGATGCCGTCCACCATCACCGACGCGGTGCTCGCCCTTGCCGGCGAGCTGGACGAGCACCTGGTCGACCCGGACGAGTTGGCCGGCTGGACGGGCCGCTTCTTCGCTGAGGTCCAGTCGCGTCCCGGCCGGGTCTACGCCGACGTGCGCAAGGCGCTCCAGCTCCAGCGGACCCGGCTGAAGCTGCTGCCGCTGGTGCGGGCGTACGCCCGGCGTAAGGACGACTTCGAGGCGATGGACTTCGCCGACCAGCTCGCCCGCGCGGCCCGGGTGGCCCGCGACCACCCGGCCGTCGGCGTGATCGAGCGGGACCGGTTCCGGGTGGTGCTGCTCGACGAGTACCAGGACACCAGCCACGCCCAGGTGGTGCTGCTCAACGCGCTGTTCGGCGGCGGTCACCCGGTCACCGCCGTGGGTGACCCCTGCCAGTCCATCTACGGCTGGCGCGGGGCCAGCGCCGGCACGCTCGACCGGTTTCCCGGCGAGTTCGCCCGCGTCGACGGCACCCCCGCCGACGTGCTGGGCCTCACCACGAGCTGGCGCAACCGGCCGGAGATCCTCGACGTCGCCAACGCGCTCTCGGTGCCGCTGCGGGCGGCCGGCGCCCGGGTGCCCGAGCTGCACGCCGCGCTCAGCGTCCGCGATCCGATCCCGCACCGCACGCCGGGTGGGCGGGCCGCCGGCACCGTGCACTGCGCGCTGCTGCCGACGTACGCCGACGAGGCCGACTGGATCGCGGACAGCGTGCTGGCGTCCTGGCGGGGCGCGGCCGGGACGCCGGGCGCGCTGCCCGAGCACATCCCGGCCGACCGTCGCCCGACCACGGCGGTGCTGGTGCGGCTGCGCAGCCAGATCCCGGCGATCGAGGCGGCGCTGCGGGCCCGGGGGCTGCCGGTCGACGTGGTCGGGCTCGGCGGTCTGCTGGACACCCCGGAGGTACGGGACGTGGTGTGCACGCTGCGGGTGCTCGCCGACCCGACCGACGGGGCGGCGCTGCTGCGGCTGCTCACCGGCGCGCGCTGGCGGATCGGCCCACGTGACCTGGTCGCCCTGCACCGTCGGGCCCGGGCCATCGCCCGCAGCCGCCGGGAGCTGGTCGGGGACGACGGGCCGGAGATCGTCGTGGACGTGCTGGACGAGGCGACCCTGGTCGAGGCGTTGGCCGACCTGGGGCCGGCGCAGGCGTACTCGGCGGAGGGGTTCGCCCGGCTGCGGTCGTACGGGATGGAGTTGGCGCTGCTGCGCTACCGGCTGGACCAGTCCCTGCCGGAGTTGATCGCGGACATCGAGCGGACCATCGGGTTGGACGTGGAGGTGGCGGTCCGGGCCGGGCGGGACGGCGCCGGTGACGCCGGGCTGGCCCGCGCCCACCTGGACGCGCTCGGCGACGTCGCGGCGCGGTTCAGCGGCGAGACACCCGGCGCCACGCTCGCCGGTTTCCTCGCCTACCTGGCCGCCGCCGAGGACGAGGAACGTGGGCTGGCGCCGGGCGAGGTCGAGGTGGTGGCGGGCGCCGTGCAGGTGCTCACCGCGCACGCCGCCAAGGGCCTGGAGTGGGACGTGGTGGCGGTGGCCGGGTTGACCCGGGGCGTGTGGCCGGGGCCGGTCCGCAACTCGGACCACTGGCTGGGTGGGCTCGGGGTGCTGCCGTTCCCGCTGCGCGGCGACGCCGACGGGCTGCCCGAGCTGGCCCTGCCGGAGGCGGCGGACCAGCGTGGGGTGGCCCGGGCACTGGCCGAGTTCACCGACGCCTGGCGGGCGCACGACGAGCGGGAGGAACGCCGGCTGGCGTACGTGGCGGTGACCCGGCCCCGGCGGTTGCTGCTCTGCTCCGGCTACTGGTGGGGGGAGGGGACGAAGCGGTTCCGCGGGCCGTCGGTGTTCCTGCGTGAGGTGCACGACGCCGGCCTGACCGGCGCGGACGGGCACGTGATCGACGCCTGGGCGCCGGAGCCGGCCGGGGACGCGGTGAACCCGACCACCGAGACGGTGCTGCGCGCCGAGTGGCCAGCCGACCCGCTGGGCGGTCGCCGGCCGGCGCTCACCGAGGCGGCGGCGCTGGTCCGCCGTCATCTCGCCGACCCGGACGCGGCGCGCCGCGAAGCGGCCCTGCTGGCCGCCGCCGGTCCGGCCGATGTGGCGCAGGGGGATCCGGAGGTGGCCCGGTGGCGGCGGGAGGCCGATCTGCTCCTTGCCGAGCGGGCGGAGCTGGCCCGGCGGGCCGAGGCGGTCGAGGTGGAACTGCCGGGCCAGCTCTCGGTGACCCAACTGGTGGCGTTGCGTCGTGACCCGGAGGCGCTGGCCCGTACGCTGCGCCGGCCGATGCCGAGCGAACCCAGCCCGTACGCCCGGCGGGGCACCGCGTTCCACGCCTGGCTGGAGCAGCGTTTCGGCGCGGACCGGCTGCTGGATGTGGACGAGTTGCCCGGCGCGGCCGACGACGGCGCCGCCCCGGACGAGGCGCTTGCCGCGTTGCAGGAGCGGTTCCTGGCCAGCGAGTGGGCGGACCGGGTGCCGGTGGAGGTGGAGGTGCCGTTCGCCACGGTGATCGCCGGTGTGGTGGTCCGGGGTCGGATGGACGCGGTCTTCGCCCGCCCCGGCGGGCGTTACGACGTGGTCGACTGGAAGACCGGTCGGCGACCCACCGGCCGCGAGGCGGACGCGGCGGCGGTGCAGTTGGCGGTCTATCGGCTGGCCTGGGCGGAGTTGGCCGGCGTGCCGGTGGAGCGGGTCGGCGCGGCGTTCCACTACGTGCGGGACGGGGCGACGGTGCGTCCGGCCGACCTGCTCGACGTGACGGGGTTGACCGCGCTGGTGAGTGCCGTGCCGGAAATTTCGGCGTGA
- a CDS encoding DEAD/DEAH box helicase, which translates to MTTTLPTFADTGLAPALVSELVAQGITAPFPIQSATLPDSLAGRDVLGRGRTGSGKTLAFGLPLLHRTAGRRARPGRPLALVLVPTRELAAQVTAALVPYAGALGLRCATVVGGLSLSRQADALRAGAEVLVATPGRLHDLIDRGSARLDQVAITVLDEADQMADMGFLPQVTKLLEQVAPGGQRMLFSATLDRGVDRLVRRFLADPVTHSVDPGTATVTAMTHHVLHLEPEDKPAALANIAAREGRTIVFIATKHRADRVARQLLAKGVRAAALHGGKSQPQRTRILEQFRTGQVTALVATDVAARGIHVDGLDLVVNADPPTEAKDYLHRGGRTARAGESGTVVTLVLPEQRRDVARLMTTAGINPKTTRVRPGDAELGRLTGAREPSGTPVTIAPPVAAHPAPGTRPRRRPRPRRR; encoded by the coding sequence ATGACCACGACCCTGCCCACCTTCGCCGACACCGGCCTGGCCCCGGCGCTCGTCTCCGAGCTGGTCGCCCAGGGCATCACCGCGCCGTTCCCGATCCAGTCGGCCACCCTGCCCGACTCGCTCGCCGGCCGGGACGTGCTCGGCCGCGGGCGGACCGGCTCGGGCAAGACGCTCGCGTTCGGGTTGCCGCTGCTGCACCGTACGGCCGGTCGCCGGGCCCGTCCCGGTCGCCCGCTCGCCCTGGTGCTGGTGCCCACCCGGGAACTGGCCGCGCAGGTGACCGCCGCGCTCGTCCCGTACGCCGGGGCGCTCGGGCTGCGCTGCGCCACGGTGGTCGGCGGCCTGTCGCTGAGCCGCCAGGCGGACGCGCTGCGGGCCGGCGCCGAGGTGCTGGTGGCCACGCCGGGGCGGCTGCACGACCTGATCGACCGGGGTTCCGCCCGGCTGGACCAGGTGGCCATCACCGTGCTGGACGAGGCGGACCAGATGGCCGACATGGGCTTCCTGCCGCAGGTGACGAAGCTGCTGGAGCAGGTCGCGCCGGGCGGGCAGCGGATGCTCTTCTCGGCCACCCTGGACCGGGGCGTGGACCGGCTGGTCCGCCGGTTCCTGGCCGACCCGGTCACGCACTCCGTCGATCCGGGCACCGCCACGGTCACCGCGATGACCCATCACGTGCTGCACCTGGAGCCGGAGGACAAGCCGGCCGCGCTCGCGAACATCGCCGCCCGTGAGGGCCGCACCATCGTCTTCATCGCCACCAAGCACCGCGCCGACCGGGTGGCCCGCCAGTTGCTCGCCAAGGGCGTACGCGCCGCCGCGCTGCACGGTGGCAAGTCGCAGCCGCAGCGCACCCGGATCCTGGAGCAGTTCCGCACCGGCCAGGTCACCGCGCTGGTGGCCACCGACGTGGCGGCCCGGGGCATCCACGTGGACGGGCTCGACCTGGTGGTGAACGCGGACCCGCCCACGGAGGCGAAGGACTACCTGCACCGGGGCGGCCGGACCGCGCGGGCCGGGGAGTCGGGCACCGTGGTCACCCTGGTCCTGCCGGAGCAGCGCCGCGACGTGGCCCGGCTGATGACCACCGCGGGGATCAATCCGAAGACCACCCGGGTACGCCCCGGTGACGCGGAGCTGGGTCGGCTGACCGGGGCGCGGGAGCCTTCCGGGACGCCGGTGACCATCGCGCCGCCGGTCGCCGCGCATCCTGCCCCCGGGACCCGCCCGCGTCGCCGCCCGCGCCCGCGCCGGCGCTGA
- a CDS encoding TIGR00730 family Rossman fold protein, which produces MTESSRKPAEQGLPRGERHRGAVTLRNRAIPNSTADQRLLDSRGRSDWKTKDAWRALRILSEFVEGFDTLADLPPAVSVFGSARSKPDSPECRLAEELGGALARAGYAVITGGGPGVMEAANRGAGEAGGLSVGLGIELPFEQGLNDWVDLAIDFRYFFARKTMFVKYAQAFVVLPGGFGTMDELFEALTLVQTGKVTRFPVVLMGADYWGGLLDWLRDRMAADGKIGSGDLDLICVTDDVNEAVRHIVEAEAVLSAEQEAVREEAVARVAADQRAAAEAAPEGPTGRR; this is translated from the coding sequence ATGACTGAGAGCAGCAGAAAGCCGGCTGAGCAGGGGCTGCCGCGGGGGGAGCGGCACCGCGGCGCGGTCACGCTGCGCAATCGAGCGATTCCTAACAGTACCGCAGATCAGCGGCTGCTCGACTCCCGGGGGCGCAGCGACTGGAAGACCAAGGACGCCTGGCGGGCCCTGCGAATCCTCTCCGAGTTCGTCGAGGGGTTCGACACGCTCGCCGACCTGCCGCCCGCGGTAAGCGTCTTCGGTTCGGCCCGCAGCAAACCCGACAGCCCGGAGTGCCGCCTGGCCGAGGAGTTGGGCGGTGCCCTGGCCCGAGCCGGCTACGCGGTGATCACCGGCGGCGGCCCGGGCGTGATGGAGGCCGCCAACCGGGGCGCCGGGGAGGCCGGCGGCCTCTCCGTCGGGCTCGGCATCGAGCTGCCGTTCGAGCAGGGCCTCAACGACTGGGTCGACCTCGCCATCGACTTCCGCTACTTCTTCGCCCGCAAGACCATGTTCGTCAAGTACGCCCAGGCGTTCGTGGTCCTGCCCGGCGGGTTCGGCACCATGGACGAGCTCTTCGAAGCGCTCACCCTGGTGCAGACCGGCAAGGTGACCCGGTTCCCGGTCGTGCTGATGGGCGCCGACTACTGGGGCGGCCTGCTCGACTGGCTACGCGACCGGATGGCCGCCGACGGCAAGATCGGGTCGGGCGACCTCGACCTGATCTGCGTCACCGACGACGTCAACGAGGCGGTCCGGCACATCGTCGAGGCCGAGGCGGTGCTCTCCGCCGAGCAGGAGGCGGTCCGCGAGGAGGCGGTCGCCCGCGTGGCCGCCGACCAGCGGGCCGCCGCCGAGGCCGCCCCCGAGGGCCCGACGGGTCGGCGCTGA
- a CDS encoding ABC transporter permease: MASDTLAGSARTDAEISGLDALEIAGREKGPSRVRRLWSATWPKFAALALAVALWQAVVWSGWKEPWALPGPAVVFADLGHYLASSALWEGLATTARRAVVGFSAAVAVGLLLGLGVARVKVLRAALGSMITALQTMPSIAWFPLAILLFQLSEQAIFFVVVLGAAPSVANGVIHGVDYVPPLLVRAGRNLGARGLNLYRYVIAPAALPAIVAGLKQGWAFAWRSLMAGELLVVIATRTSIGAQLTYARELSEAPRLMAIMIVILVVGLLVDTAFGAADKAIRRRWGVLDQAGN, translated from the coding sequence ATGGCCAGTGACACCCTCGCCGGGTCGGCGCGTACCGACGCGGAGATCTCCGGCCTCGACGCGCTGGAGATCGCCGGCCGGGAGAAGGGCCCGTCCCGGGTACGCCGCCTCTGGTCGGCCACCTGGCCCAAGTTCGCCGCGCTGGCGTTGGCGGTCGCGCTCTGGCAGGCGGTCGTCTGGAGCGGCTGGAAGGAGCCGTGGGCGCTGCCCGGCCCGGCGGTGGTCTTCGCCGACCTCGGCCACTACCTGGCCAGCTCCGCGCTCTGGGAAGGGCTGGCCACCACCGCCCGCCGTGCCGTGGTCGGGTTCTCCGCCGCGGTCGCGGTGGGCCTGCTGCTCGGCCTCGGGGTGGCCCGGGTCAAGGTGCTCCGGGCCGCGCTCGGCTCGATGATCACCGCGTTGCAGACCATGCCGTCGATCGCCTGGTTCCCGCTGGCCATCCTGCTGTTCCAGCTCAGCGAGCAGGCGATCTTCTTCGTGGTGGTGCTGGGCGCCGCGCCGTCGGTCGCCAACGGCGTCATCCACGGTGTGGACTACGTGCCGCCGCTGCTGGTCCGGGCCGGCCGCAACCTCGGCGCCCGCGGGCTCAACCTCTACCGGTACGTGATCGCGCCGGCCGCGCTGCCCGCCATCGTGGCCGGGCTCAAGCAGGGCTGGGCGTTCGCTTGGCGCAGCCTGATGGCCGGCGAGCTGCTTGTGGTCATCGCCACCCGCACCTCGATCGGCGCGCAGCTCACCTACGCCCGCGAGCTGAGCGAGGCGCCCCGGCTGATGGCCATCATGATCGTCATCCTGGTGGTCGGCCTGCTCGTGGACACCGCGTTCGGCGCGGCCGACAAGGCGATCCGCCGCCGTTGGGGCGTGCTGGACCAGGCCGGCAACTGA
- a CDS encoding PD-(D/E)XK nuclease family protein, translated as MQAYRLVRRPGGAGAGVTHDAGAGQGVGRSDGPVVSEPRSGGSTVDAAHPPTVAEPSVAGPSVAGPSVAGPSVAGPSVAGSSVAEGRRADLVQAEVIAHTDGPMLVVGGPGTGKTATLVEAVAARVAEGVDPERVLVLTFGRRGATELRRRIEARIAGDGHRVLREPLVRTFPAYAFGLLRRAAAERGEPSPRLLTGPEQDLIIRELLDVVGEEPDDDPVGWPADMRPALRTRAFAQQLRDLLMRAAERGVGPVELARLGEKLGRADWPAAARFLREYVAVLALRDVSNRGSVAYDPAELVRVATGMLLDDPGLLAAERRRLTHVYVDELADTDPAQVDLLAVVAGGGKSLVAFADPDSSTYAFRGADPAAVGAFPHRFRTASGAPAAQVTLATSYRAGPELLAATARLARRLRGPAAHRRLRPLPDAPAGAVEVRTFRSATSESAWLAHALREAHLLDGVPWSRMAVLVRSTGRQLPSLRRALHTAGVPTVVHGEDLPLHLQPAVAPLLLLLRCALEPDRLDEESAVALLHSPLGGADPLAERRLRQGLRALALAGGDRRPSGELLVEALRDPTELATIERRWAEPAQAVAHLLATARQAAGTPDATVEDVLWAVWRESGLAERWAGAITRGRAATGEHETAQRWRAEAADRDLDAVLVLFDAAARFVDRLPGARTEVFLDHVLGQELPADTLAAAADRGDAVRLLTAHAAKGLEWDLVAVAGVQEGVWPDLRLRGSLLGSERLVDVLAGRADGAGLRASLVGQTSALLDEERRLFHVAVSRARRRLLVTAVASAAVGGDDHEEQPSRFLHELAATDPPATGSGGAAPHGPDPSGPDPSGPDPSGPDPSGPDPSGPDPSGPNPRGSNPRGPDPHGSGPHGVNQTGPNPSGADRDGPVPHGDEHPQDGPPGALPVTLPPRGLTLSALVAELRTAITDPATPIIRRHAAAGELARLAAAGVPGAHPDDWWGLRGLSDDRPLVDDGEPVRVTPSAMESALRCSLRWLLERHGGSGPASAAQGVGNLVHAAAMLAEDASADREALLEYVAARFDAIELAARWMVGPERQRAEAMVDKLLRWLAGNPRRLLAIEHEFAVRLDDPSRPVELTGRVDRLEVDDEGRLVVIDLKTGKSTAVTEREVAEHPQLGAYQAAVEAGGFAEFGAESGGAALVQLGTGARDAREQAQAAAGEGPEAGWATALVRRTADTMAASTFAAVANSKCRVCPVRTSCPVSGQGRQVVEPPPESRP; from the coding sequence ATGCAGGCGTACCGGTTGGTGCGCCGGCCCGGCGGCGCGGGGGCGGGGGTCACCCACGACGCCGGGGCGGGGCAGGGGGTGGGCCGGTCCGACGGACCGGTCGTGTCGGAGCCGCGATCCGGGGGGTCGACGGTCGATGCCGCGCACCCACCGACCGTGGCCGAGCCGAGCGTTGCCGGGCCGAGCGTTGCCGGGCCGAGCGTTGCCGGGCCATCCGTTGCCGGGCCATCCGTGGCCGGGTCGAGCGTGGCCGAAGGGCGTCGGGCGGATCTGGTGCAGGCCGAGGTCATCGCGCACACCGACGGGCCGATGCTCGTCGTGGGTGGGCCCGGCACCGGAAAGACCGCCACCCTGGTCGAGGCGGTCGCCGCCCGGGTGGCCGAGGGCGTCGACCCGGAACGGGTCCTGGTGCTGACCTTCGGGCGGCGGGGCGCCACCGAGTTGCGTCGGCGGATCGAGGCCCGGATCGCCGGAGACGGCCACCGTGTGCTCCGCGAGCCGCTGGTCCGCACGTTCCCGGCGTACGCCTTCGGGCTGCTCCGCCGGGCCGCGGCGGAACGGGGTGAGCCCTCACCGCGGCTGCTCACCGGCCCGGAGCAGGACCTCATCATCCGCGAGTTGCTCGACGTGGTCGGCGAGGAGCCGGACGACGATCCGGTCGGCTGGCCGGCGGACATGCGCCCCGCGCTGCGTACCCGGGCGTTCGCGCAGCAGCTCCGTGACCTGTTGATGCGGGCCGCCGAGCGGGGCGTCGGCCCGGTCGAGCTGGCCCGCCTCGGCGAGAAGCTGGGCCGCGCCGACTGGCCGGCCGCGGCCCGCTTCCTCCGCGAGTACGTCGCCGTCCTCGCGCTGCGTGACGTGAGCAACCGGGGTTCGGTCGCGTACGACCCGGCGGAGCTGGTGCGGGTCGCCACCGGCATGCTGCTCGACGATCCCGGGTTGCTCGCCGCCGAGCGCCGCCGCCTGACCCACGTCTACGTCGACGAGCTTGCCGACACGGACCCGGCCCAGGTGGACCTGCTCGCCGTGGTGGCCGGCGGTGGCAAGTCCCTGGTCGCCTTCGCCGACCCGGACTCCTCCACGTACGCCTTCCGGGGCGCCGACCCGGCTGCGGTCGGCGCGTTCCCGCACCGGTTCCGGACCGCCTCCGGCGCGCCGGCCGCCCAGGTCACGTTGGCGACCTCCTACCGGGCCGGGCCGGAGTTGCTGGCGGCGACCGCCCGGCTGGCCCGCCGGCTCCGGGGCCCGGCGGCCCACCGGCGGCTGCGCCCGCTCCCGGACGCGCCGGCCGGCGCGGTCGAGGTGCGCACCTTCCGCTCCGCCACCAGCGAGTCCGCGTGGCTGGCCCACGCCCTGCGGGAGGCCCACCTGCTCGACGGGGTGCCCTGGTCCCGGATGGCGGTGCTGGTGCGTTCCACCGGGCGGCAGCTCCCGTCGCTGCGACGTGCCCTGCACACCGCCGGCGTGCCCACCGTGGTGCACGGGGAGGACCTGCCGCTGCACCTCCAGCCGGCGGTGGCCCCGCTGCTGCTCCTGCTCCGCTGCGCGCTCGAACCCGACCGGCTGGACGAGGAGTCGGCGGTCGCGCTGCTGCACTCGCCGCTCGGCGGCGCCGACCCGCTGGCCGAGCGGCGGCTGCGCCAGGGGTTGCGGGCGCTCGCGCTGGCCGGCGGGGACCGTCGCCCCTCCGGTGAGTTGCTTGTGGAGGCGCTGCGCGATCCGACTGAGCTGGCCACCATCGAGCGGCGGTGGGCGGAGCCGGCGCAGGCCGTGGCGCACCTGCTGGCGACCGCCCGGCAGGCCGCCGGCACGCCCGACGCCACCGTCGAGGACGTCCTCTGGGCGGTGTGGCGGGAGAGTGGGCTGGCCGAGCGCTGGGCCGGGGCGATCACCCGGGGGCGGGCGGCCACCGGCGAGCACGAGACGGCCCAACGCTGGCGGGCCGAGGCCGCCGACCGGGATCTGGACGCCGTGCTGGTGCTCTTCGACGCGGCGGCCCGGTTCGTCGACCGGCTGCCGGGGGCACGCACCGAGGTCTTCCTCGACCACGTGCTCGGCCAGGAGTTGCCGGCCGACACGCTCGCCGCCGCCGCCGACCGGGGAGACGCGGTACGCCTGCTCACCGCGCACGCGGCGAAGGGCCTGGAGTGGGACCTGGTGGCCGTCGCCGGGGTGCAGGAGGGCGTCTGGCCGGACCTGCGACTGCGCGGCAGCCTGCTCGGCTCGGAGCGGCTGGTCGACGTGCTCGCCGGCCGGGCCGACGGCGCCGGGCTGCGGGCCAGCCTGGTCGGGCAGACGTCGGCGCTGCTGGACGAGGAGCGGCGGCTGTTCCACGTCGCGGTCAGCCGGGCGCGGCGCCGCCTGCTGGTCACCGCCGTCGCCTCCGCGGCGGTCGGCGGCGACGACCACGAGGAGCAGCCCAGCCGCTTCCTGCACGAGTTGGCCGCGACCGACCCGCCGGCCACCGGCAGCGGTGGCGCCGCCCCGCACGGCCCGGACCCGAGCGGCCCGGACCCGAGCGGCCCGGACCCGAGCGGCCCGGACCCGAGCGGCCCGGACCCGAGCGGCCCGGACCCGAGCGGCCCGAATCCGCGCGGCTCGAACCCGCGCGGTCCGGACCCGCATGGCTCAGGCCCGCACGGCGTGAACCAGACCGGCCCGAATCCGAGCGGCGCGGACCGGGACGGGCCGGTGCCGCACGGTGACGAGCATCCGCAGGACGGGCCGCCGGGTGCGCTCCCGGTGACGCTGCCGCCGCGCGGGCTCACCCTGTCCGCGCTGGTGGCGGAGCTGCGTACCGCGATCACCGACCCGGCGACGCCGATCATCCGGCGGCACGCGGCGGCGGGTGAGCTGGCCCGGCTGGCCGCCGCCGGCGTGCCCGGCGCGCACCCGGACGACTGGTGGGGGTTGCGCGGCCTCTCCGACGACCGGCCGCTCGTCGACGACGGCGAGCCGGTGCGGGTCACCCCCTCGGCGATGGAGAGCGCGTTGCGGTGCAGCCTGCGCTGGCTGCTGGAGCGGCACGGCGGCAGCGGGCCGGCAAGCGCCGCCCAGGGCGTCGGCAACCTGGTGCACGCCGCCGCGATGCTCGCCGAGGACGCGAGCGCGGACCGGGAGGCGCTGCTGGAGTACGTGGCCGCCCGGTTCGACGCGATCGAGCTGGCCGCCCGCTGGATGGTCGGCCCGGAGCGGCAGCGTGCCGAGGCGATGGTCGACAAGCTGCTGCGTTGGCTGGCCGGCAACCCGCGCCGGCTGCTCGCCATCGAGCACGAGTTCGCGGTCCGCCTCGACGACCCGTCTCGCCCGGTCGAACTGACCGGCCGGGTCGACCGGCTGGAGGTCGACGACGAGGGCCGGCTCGTGGTGATCGACCTGAAGACCGGCAAGTCCACGGCCGTCACCGAGCGGGAGGTGGCCGAGCATCCGCAGCTCGGCGCGTACCAGGCGGCGGTCGAGGCGGGCGGGTTCGCGGAGTTCGGCGCGGAGTCCGGCGGCGCCGCGCTGGTGCAGCTCGGCACCGGCGCGCGGGACGCCCGGGAGCAGGCCCAGGCCGCGGCCGGCGAGGGCCCGGAGGCCGGCTGGGCCACCGCGCTGGTCCGCCGGACCGCCGACACGATGGCCGCGTCCACGTTCGCCGCGGTCGCCAACTCCAAGTGCCGGGTCTGCCCGGTACGCACGAGCTGCCCGGTCTCCGGCCAGGGCCGGCAGGTCGTCGAGCCGCCACCGGAGAGCCGGCCGTGA